Part of the Henckelia pumila isolate YLH828 chromosome 2, ASM3356847v2, whole genome shotgun sequence genome is shown below.
ACAAAATCAAGTCAAGTAGTGCTAATCAGCAAAATAATAAATCTTACCTCAATCCCAGCTTAATAAATTCTTGAAGCTGATAGAGCAGCTCCCTCGATATAAGATAGTCTCCTTGTCATCTCAATCTCATGACAGCAATAGCCAAAAGGCTCTTCCGCTTATACTTCACATTTATGGCAATGCATCGTCATTTTCATGAGCTGAACCAGTAGTCACTCTCAGAAAAATATCCACAATTTGTATGCCCCAATCAAGGTAAACATCATCTAATcagaaaaattcataatcattcatTGTATTGCCCGACATCGTCGCATATCTGTTCTCAAGAGTGTTCAGCCAACAGAGCAAATCAATAGGAGTTAAGTTTCATTTCTCAATTCCACTAGCTCCTACACTGCAAATCATTGCAGTGATTTCCATAGTTCAAAATCACATTTTCTTTATTCTTATATAgcaaatttatcaaatttattAACTCGATATTGTGATCAACCTTATAGTCCTCTCCTCATCagcttacctctgatcaagactcggttctgatgtCTGAAGACAAATACACATGTTTCCACTCGATTCAGAGATTTAGGTATGTCTGAAGACAAGTACACATGCTTCCACTCGATTCAGAGATTCAGGTAAGCATGTGATATTCAATATTAAAACATGCTTTTCAACGAAAACACAATATCATGTGATAAGTCCATAATACGAAAGCATGTATCAGACTAGAAATTAAAGCATGTAATTCAACATGTAGTTCAATCATCTCATGCTAGTATACAAATAAGCAAGGAAGAaaactcaatctaccccactcactattCGTCTCTcttagtccagaattttctcgctctgataccacttgttgtggggacctcgggttgctaatcaaatcttGGGGCATTTAATCACTAaatatgattaattaataaagGCTCAAATCATTTAAGAATTAATGAAcaataatcaaacaataaaagaatgtttAATCCAAgagcttaattttttttttttaaatttcagcacctcgctcgatcgggtaaactcacccgatcgagcgagcttaaATCATCAGCTCTCGGGTCTGGAAAATATTTGGCCGCGTTCGATCCCacgaactcacccgatcgagcgggcctcAAAATCAAATTCTCTGTTTGATAAAATCAcatgtcgcgctcgatcctacgagttcATGCAATCGAGCGAGCGTGACCTGTTCGAAAATCTGCAGAtttcttttgctgtcaaacttgaACCTTCAATCCAAATTATTCaaaaaccaactcaaatcatggtttataaaatctgaaacatgcatatgtacatatatgaagtctcaagcatataagcatgcatttaGTACATCAAATGGATCATTTAGAAAGCGATACAATACACAACTACATCAAGTTGCATAAGTGTACTTCAAATCAACAtagttctaacatgtttgatgTTTCTAGACAACACAACTAAAACTTGAGTTCTCACGTGCTAAACTCTCTTccaagctatcaatgtcgtctttgaCTAGCTCCAGCCCCACCTATTATCATGCACATatacaaaataagacaacagccgaataaactccggtgagaatataattcccagtataaaagacatatacatgcgttaaaatataaacatgtcaACTCTAACCATTTCATTTCAAGGATAGAGTAATATAACGCATATATCAATCCAAAACATATAAATCAAGACTTCAAatcatacttcaaatcaaaagatttatatagcgcgctatcacaaattgattcatatcaaatcactgccatcaagattcgtatccgatcttgacatggatatccatctatcgtcgtctcatcagactcgaaaataaggtccatctgaccttggcattagaatcaattcaatatcatatcatatcatatcatatcataagcaataaagatccactatctgtgatggatcaacaataacataagttctacctcaagaacaagtacataaacaagtatgtgatttatttggGATAAATCAAGAagcatcattctcgagtatcgaaTCCCTAACTCTtaatgtcatcttatacctttcgttTCGTTGAGTCGTAGTTGCCTCAAATCTGAAAAAACTACATCAAAGAATAGCAATCAAATCTGCTCAAGTTTCtcattcaatcttcaagtgAAATAACTCCATCCTTGAGCTATTCAATCTCGTTTCCCAAAAGCTAAAGCCTCGAGTCCAAATCTCttttttaaaaatctgaaatatagcatatcaagctatttatatcagctaagaactcacataaaaatctgctgAATCACATCttaaacttcaaggcaaaactagTTGCAAACTTTGCTCAATTCTTGGCCGATTCGAAATTTAGCTTCTTGAACTCGAATCATTCAAATACAATCTGATATGAAGTGTAAACATGCTGCATATATCAGCAATCAACTCCTATCTAACTTAACTCAAACACTATAAACTCAAACTtgatcaaaatcttgaaccgacggcataacgatataaaatcggtaaccgaaacaatatcgaactcgaatatcaatctcatatcatcatatatcaCATAAAACCAGCAAGTATACATCCAAAATCTAAGTCTATCAGATGTACAAGGGTTCGAATAAATGCTAGACATCATAACAATTGTAAACGGCATCCAATCTTTGAACCGATTTCGATATAACACTATATAGAAACTCAAGAACAATTATTCTTAATCAATTCTAATTTCTCCAACTTCCAACTTTCAAAACATGCTGTAAAGAAGATAAAACTTACTCCAAATCGAAgctctcgttgcaaggattccggaactatGCTCGGTTCTGAAATTGGACGAACAGAGTAAAAGATATCAAAAATTTAAGATGAAGAAATCATTTGGAATCTGAAATTGAGATATGCACTGTTCATGAGCTGTGAATTCtgataattatttttcataCACAGCACACGTATAAAAGGCCACTTGCaagaaaattgcactttggtccctgaactttggcctatttgcaaactagtccccggacaagcgatttaattcaattttaatcctaaataatttaagaatattagaatttaaatctaaactccatatattctcaaattaaataatctcggatcaaaattaaataattttggacttatcgcattttagtccttgaacttctctatatttgcaaattgatccCTGCTCGGATTTCACCGTCAAATTACATCCTTTTCATTCTCGGAACtcgaaatttaattcttaaattccataatattcaattcaaatatttccatattttaatttaagaatcccggaatttaaatctcaaaatccgtaaattctcaaattaaatattttcagctcgaaaattaaatctctaattttcataaattatcccattgatattttcccaaaattcggaatttaaatctcaattccataattaataatttaatctttcagggccttacagtGATTTTGAAATACATGCCTACGCTCATGATGATGGCTGATCCTTTTACTAAGTAAATACCACGAGATATCTTTATAGATCATGTTAGATCTCTTGAAGTACGTAGGATGTGATTGTAGCAGAACACATGAACAATTAAGATATTATGCTCATTATTATAAGAATGTTTATTATGTGTTATGTGTACACATTTAtcttatgatttttttatcTGCGTATTAAAGGTATGTCTGACAAGTTGAGATTGGCTCTCTCATACGAGCAATCGCCTTTGATGCTAAGAAACATTCAGAGATGAGACAATATTGTTTTTTGTAGTGAATAAAATCAATACATATATTGCCTTGGTCATGAATTACCAAGATGAGATTACTTCATGAAATTGTAATCGGAATGGATTTTCCCACAATCCATTAAACTTGTCTATAGCCAGCTTAGAGTTTTCAATATATCGATACATGCTGGAGGATAAAGGAGGTGAAAACTCAAGTTAAGTGTTGAGACACACTTGAACTAAGATCTGTACGATgtgaatattatatatatggcATACGCTTTCAAAAGGAGGAAGATTCACATCGTAGCACGTGTTTTCATACCACGTGTGCTGAAGTGGCCATCTGAAAAATGAGTAGATGAGTCCCAACTCATTGTGTGAGATCCATATGTTTAAATACAAACCTAATCTTATACCCTTAAGACTTTCAACGatttctttaaattttattttagtgtTGCTACTTTAGCATGCTACCAATAACTATGGATGATTCGGTAATGCGGTACATGTCTAAGAAAACAGCTAAAATAAAGATTGAAAGATTTCAGTGGAAAATAAAGATTTATTTTGACACTCATTTTGTATTCACTAGTCGGCTAATTATGTTTAACATAGTTTTTAGAACATAATTGTGAATACATGAATATtggttaatatttttttttaatcaagtaTGCTCTTATTATTTTGTATAGGACAAGAGATATGTTGATTAGTGTAATAAAATAAATCTGGGGTATAACGAGTAGCTATCCTCATGAATACTTTGAAATGAGTTGCTATATATCCTTAACAGGTGTATGGCTATGAGCTCTGATTTAATATACTCGTTGGTCACACGATCCATTCGCTAGTATAAAATTGGTGGTGTATAATTGTGTACAAACTAGACGAAAGGTCTAGCCCTTATGTGCGAGTGGGAGATGTAGGAAATATAAACAGGTCGCCCATGAGGGATGACCCGAACCGACCCAAATGCATTcaagtatttcatatttgaatAAATGGAGGGAGtggttaattttaaattaataacatCCAACTTTCATGATACATACATGTATCACAATTCATTTGGAATCGATATAGAAGTTGGAAGAGAATTCCATTTTTCATATATTGCAATCATTATCATACCACTTTGATTAAGCATTTGGATTGTGAACTTGATTCCTTTTCATTTGTGATCAGTATCGGACCATCGAATTGCTATTTTTATCGGAGGAAAGGTTGGTAATTCAACTACATTAACGATCTTATATCGAATTGTGTTTTTTATTCGATTTGACTCGAAAGATTCGAGTTTAAGTTTCCgtcaataattataatataacaacttttaaataattaattggattccactattataatataatataagatataaaaaattatttaaaaaaaaaacaaggtgGGCCCCGGGCATGTTGGGCAAGGGCCAGCAGTGAGTAAGAGATCGCGTGAAGAAAAATAATTGGTGAGTTGGTATCACAAAAATTGTGTTATGAAACAAAGGATGAGATTGAATAGAATAAGATATTGTTTATAGAAGTGAATTGATGCATCCCAAATTCCCAATCCCAAAACATGTTAATCTAAGCATAAATTCTTGGTAAAAGCAACTCAAAAATGTATATCATAAAACGACACTCAGAAACTAATCTCACGCCTTTCAGCAAAAAACTTGCCACTCACAAATTGGTCGGGAAGCAAGGCAAGCCACACCGCGGTGTCGGCTCCTTCCTCGGGCGTAACATGGCCAGCCCAGCCAGTCATCGCAGTCTTCACCCAGCCAGGGCAGTAGCAATTTATTTGAATCCTCTGCCCCTCGGGCCGGTTGGATAATACCCGTGCCATCAGCCTCGTGTATGTGTTGACCGCTAGTTTCGACAATGAGTAGTCCGTGAAAACTTGAGGCCATCCGTTGTCTCTCCAACTCCCATCTTTCACTTGTTCTAGGAACGTGTTCATTGTCTGGTCGATCAGCTCCTCAGACAGCGACTCGTCGTCTTCCAGTTGCTTTCGGAGATCAAGATTTCCAATTCTCTACATACATTCACAATTACAATCATGTGCCAAAGGCTCAGAATCATGGGGATGGCAAATCAtgaggaaaaaaaagaaaaaaagaaaaactaaTTAACACCCCATCACTTACATTTCGCTTCCCGTCCAATCTTCCTAGCCGGGAACTCACAGTAACGATACGACCACCCGAATCCGAAGGCCTCATGAGAGGAATCATGGCCTTGATCATGTTCTTGGTTCCAAAATAGTTGGTGCCAATTACCTTTTCAGCAAATTCCTCAAGATTGTCCATGTTGGAATTTATTCCTGCATTATTAACCTTAATCCTCACATAATCAGCAGAGTCTAAAGAgaaaattaaacatcattatGTTCTTGAAACATCAGAATACCATTTTTATATCTCAAAACTCTGATTCTGAGATTATAACTCcatgtaattaaaaaaaaaaggaagaaaaaaagAGGGCTTATACCAAAATATCAATGCCGCCATACTTTTCTTGAACCCATTTAGCGAAAACTTCAATAGATGAAGGATCCACAATATCTAATTGATGGAACACAACATTGAGGCCTCCTTCCTGTAAGACTTTTGCTGCTTCTTCTCCAACTTCAGCATCTCTAGAGGTCAGAATGACGGTTAGCCCGTGCAAGGCGAGCTGATGCACAATCTCGAATCCTATTCCCCTGTTCGCGCCCGTCACAACTCCGATTGTGTCCGAGGTCCACCATCTAAAAACGTCATCATGGTTAAAATTGCACCATATATACAATGCTCTACGTGCTTTCAAGGCAGCAGGTCCAAAAGAAATCGGATCACAAACTCTAACGACTACACCTCAGCAGGTTTACCTCATATAGTAGCCATCGTATTAATCACTGATctcatatatataaatttttatatggatcCATGAATATTAGATGACcgaatgatatatatatatatatacacacaccgCAGATACATTatatacgtatatatatattgctGGATCATGGTTGCTAAATGCTCGATTTCATCAGGCGTATGCATTTAGAAAATTTTGAAACGATGATCATCAACAAATCCTTGATCAGCATTTATCCATTGAAATAAAAACTGGTCGCTAGACAAATTTAACATGCATGCAAACAACATTTAGGAAAAtacaaaagaaaaaattaataagaataacagaaaagaaatgcatatatatatatatatatatgtaaattaaCCTTTGGTGATCGGAATAAGGGATGGTACGGGCCAGAGATATCTCTTGCCGCCGCttctctcttctctcttttGCCCTCTCTTTTCTATCCATAAAAAAGTTGgtgataattaaataaaaattccaacattttttttttcagttttgtTGAGTAATATAACAGAAAGCTTGGTTGTTTTTGTTTACCCGGTAAATTTGGCTCTGCTTTAACTAATAGCTGCCGCGTTGCAAATGCCACTTTTCTCTACATATAATTTCcaatcttgttttttttttctcttttttctcactttatttaattattattatatataattaaattatattggtTCGTAAATCGATGGTTTTGGTTAGAAAATGTTGGTTTATGATCAAAAcatttcttaaaaaatattaataaataaccATCATGATGAGTGCACATTTCATTTGTATGACAAtcacttaattttttttcacatgATAATCAAACATGTAATGTTATTGTGTTGACCACATATTCTGtcataaatttataaaatattaatactcGGTTTATATAAATACGTAATTAAGtggtaatttattttataatttatatatcgATAAGTTTGGTACGgtggtgaattttttttttattttataattccCAAAACACTTTCAACCATCCAATTATATATACCACTTGCGTTTTTGTTTCCTACTGCgatttcaatttaaaaaatcaatagatttcaatttaatttaaaaaaaatatttcattcacTAATTTTTCTATGAAACACAGCCATCGTAGTAATAATATGCTAATTCATTATTATATACTCGCAGCAAAGGCCCACGTGATGTGTgtgtcataaaaaaatattatataagcaACCAAGATAAACACAAAATATAATGGCAATATTAAGTACGAAATCTTgggatttgaagaaaaatataaataaaaaatgataaaaattaGTTTGTTCAAGCGAAAGTATAGATCAACAATAAAATAACTTCGATTTCTCTTTCCATCATAGATTTCTAATTCGTCAAACTTTGTTCCTCGAGAATCGAGATAGCTTCCTCCCAATAACTAAACTTGATGAGAACTTCAAAATCACAAAAGAGCCAAAATAAAGTGCAACATAAgcaatcaaaattaaaaattgatatttgaaaattttattttctgtttTAAAATCAGGTTTCTTCCATAAAGTTTTTTCATTTCTTCATACTCGGTTTTCCAGAGAACAAAGATAAAATTAACATTGATAAAACCacataaaacaaacaaaaatgaCATGGAATGGAGTTTATAGATTAAAtgtaaatactaaaaatcatcattgcgctataaatattttaacattATAATGAATGAGTTGAAATGACATAGATTCATCAGATTTTGCAAATACATTCAACAACATTATTTGCTGAAAAAACAGTAACATAAGAACATATCAGATTTTTTCGTTAGCGTTTGTTTCAAAGTGATCAATATAATAATGAaagtaatacaacaaaatattaaattatttatcaatTATAGTAACTTAAGGAAAAGAACATTCACCTTAACCTAATTAATGATAAGAAAGGGAGAGGCTATACACTAATTCTTAATAAAGACAAACACTTTTATGACCCGGTTTTACGGGTCATTATTTGGTGACGGATATCTCTACACAACCCGACCCGCCTTATTCTGAACCAAATTGAATTTCTGACCTAAATTGAGCCCCAACTCGATCGGTTCTCTTCCGAAATTCAACGGAGAAACTCTCGGTCCATCTCCAATCTAGGAATTCCCAATTGTTTCTCAACCCCTTGAATTTCTGAGGATTTTTGAAGATTCTGGTTGATGGTGGTGTCAAATCTGAAACAAAACGCTTAACAGAACTCCGGTCCGCTCAAATCCATCGTCGAAACAGTGGAGAACACCATTACTGCCATGGTTGATCTTGTTTATCAGAAAGTTGGTGATCTCCTTGTATTTACCGATAAGAAGGTATACGGTTTCTTTCCAAAAACCATTTCTCAgttttttcttgttttattgtttttcgctggatttgaaattttaatttctttcaACTTACTCGCCCTTTTCGATCACGGTTTTGTAATCAAGATGATATCATGTTTACAATCGTTGTTTCCTATTTTGATTATCAAAGTTTTCACGATGATCAAAGCTATTTGTAGTAGGCaagttaaaatttttgaattactGTGGTCGGGAGTTTCTTGTCTCTCAATTGATTTATGAACATCGTGATGAAGAGATTAGGTGAAATGAATAATTTAAGCTTGATTTATTTCTGTTCCATTTGTTGAAACTAGAAAGTTATGtcaaattttcatatttcagtcaCTTGAATTTAAGAAATGGCATTCTAAACAATCGCTGTCATTATTCGGATTCACTATAAGCTCAACAAAGACCCTATCATGGATAGTTATTACTAGAGATTATGTGTAATTTTAGAGCTGCTCAAACCCATTCCATGATTAGTTGCCTTGAATGTcatatttaaattgctttttatATGGTGTGGAGTGGTAGGAGATATTGGAACGTGAATATTGATACTATACTTGCGCAGTTCTTTTCATCCAAATAAAGAAAGATCGGCGGAGATGGGTGGGCTATGCTCTGGGTTTTGCATCGACATCGGTTTGATCGTGGCATTTGCTAGGTACTAGAATACCAGATCCAAGCGAGGCATTGATTTGATATGCAGCACACGACACAGATATGCATATTAGGCAGCCACAGTTGCAGCTTTTGTGAGGGTGACATTGAAGATTCCATGAAATTACTCCCGCCTCATTTCTACCCTTCCTGGCTTGTCCTCTCACAGAGACAAAAGTTGAGTTGCACTTTCTTCCTTTAACCAATAAATGGTAATAGTACAATAACAACAATTTGTTGTTCTTTTGATTGATGAGTACAGTTAACTTAGCTCAATCATCATCTAGACAAAATATGATATgttttttcttgcattttttaatccaaaatagcTGTTTTCcagtttattttagtttttcttTGTTGCACAATAACATATTTGCGCAGGCAGTGTCTGAGAAGTGAGATAATAAGAAACTCTGTGGAACCAATGCTTGAACAATACAGACCATCAATTTTGGACTCTCTCAAGTTTTCCAAGTTAACTCTAGGCACCGTGGCACCACAATTCATAGGTGGGCTACTTGTAATCTTGTATTACCCTTCTTATTAGTTATTAACTCTGCATATGTGGATGCTGCTAAAGTACGAGTTTGGATAAATTTAAGCATATGTTCTCAATCATTACAATCACAGGTGTGCTACATGTAATATTGATCACAAACTAAACTTGATGCTCTATACTTTCAGGAATCTTTATTTTCTTTGTGCTTTGGTGAAAATTATGCTATGTCTGGTGTGAGATGCCAATTAATGGTCAATGTTGTTGTTGCTGATCGATATGCTAAGATTGAGATGTGGGTTTTTTGTACTTGCTCACTTACATGTCATCTCAATATTTTGCAGCATGTGTGTTTTCTGTAGATGGTTTTACTTGGCTTAAGTTTTTTCGTTTTTCcttcttttgtttttgtttttgttgttttgaaatCCATgaatgttgtttttgtttttgttgttttgaaatCCATGAATGGGGAACTGTGGTTTTCATAGTTTGGATATGAAATTTTAACCACTACATGTAAAATCTACTTTTGATTCAATAAATAGGAATATCTTTTGTTGATGTAATACATTGCCaaaagtataattttttttgcgaACAGTATTAGTTTTTCGATTAAAAGTATTAGTTCTGATATCAAAAgtatcaaaagtattacttgaATATACATGGTTATTTCACAtgaaaagtattaattttttggACAAAAGTGCTAGTTTTTATGTCAAATTTATGACTTTTTTtggttaaaaataataaaagagaGTATATGAAATAGTATTactttataatatatatgattataaaaagtattattactttataatatatatgattataaaaaatattactttttggGTCAAAGGTATTACGTTTTTGGTCAAACGTATTACTTAGAAATATATGGTTATTTCAcattaaaagtattattatttttagttaaaAGTTGTAGTTTTAggccaaaaatattactttttggcttaaaattatttttgaaaatatatagtTATTTCACATAAAAAGTATTAATTTGTAATATATGATTATGAAAAGTATTAcgtttttggaaaaaaatatttgtttttttggtAAAAAGTATTACTGAATACAATTGACAATATATTTTTGTAAATATAAAACTAATAGTTTTTATtgcaaaaatattactttttagaTTAAACGTATTAGTTTATTTgttaaaattattacttttaaaatttgttaatttgacataaaagtattaatttttctGTAAAATGTATGACTTTTTTAATAAAAAGTATTATTTGTTTAgtcaaaagtattaatttttatgataaaagtTTTATTTATAGAGTATGCTAATTTGATATAaaaagtattatattttttgtcaaaagtattaatttttctATTTAGGGTCCGCTTGGTACGTGGATGAGATAATTGAATGATTAATAAGTTGATTGATAAGTGGTTGATAGAGAAGGATTGTAGCATATCGTGATAAGCATATTGTGTTTGGTGTGATTTTTAAAAGTGAGATAAGTtagtaattatttaatttgtgacCAAAATACCCTTGTATATAACCCTAATATATCACAACTCAAACGCACCTACCTATTGCAAAAATTAAAGATCGGATAAACTGATTAATTTGAGGAGAATATCTCTCATTCACCGACGATCGAAGCCTAAGAATTTTTTAGGCgtatattttttttggtttttcaaCTATAGAGAACAAATCAGGTCTATAAGATCGAAACCTACTATGCGAACCCATTGAAGGAACGTAGGTCATCTGGCGAATAAAAGATTTTGTGAATGACTATCTCCCGTCTGCAAAATGTTTCGTCGGCTAATTTTTAATTTGGGACAATGATTTGCTGTGAAATGCGTTCAGTGAGAAAAAATGGATGAATGATCTTGATTTGTGAAGGGGTGATTCAATGGTCCTCGGCAACGAAAGGAGAGGGGTGAATGGAAAGTTTAGTGGTGGGCCTCttggtttttattatttaataaaatgaagggcattttt
Proteins encoded:
- the LOC140884667 gene encoding uncharacterized protein; its protein translation is MDRKERAKERREKRRQEISLARTIPYSDHQRWWTSDTIGVVTGANRGIGFEIVHQLALHGLTVILTSRDAEVGEEAAKVLQEGGLNVVFHQLDIVDPSSIEVFAKWVQEKYGGIDILVNNAGINSNMDNLEEFAEKVIGTNYFGTKNMIKAMIPLMRPSDSGGRIVTVSSRLGRLDGKRNRIGNLDLRKQLEDDESLSEELIDQTMNTFLEQVKDGSWRDNGWPQVFTDYSLSKLAVNTYTRLMARVLSNRPEGQRIQINCYCPGWVKTAMTGWAGHVTPEEGADTAVWLALLPDQFVSGKFFAERREISF